TGCGGTCGGTGATCGGGCCGAGGTGTTGTTCGACTCCGGAGTCCGCGGTGGCAGCGACGTGGTCGTGGCGCTGGCACTGGGCGCCAAGGCGGTGCTGTACGGCCGGCCCTGGGTATACGCCTTGGGCCTCGGTGGTGCCGCGGGTGTTCGGCAGGCGCTGCGGGCGTTGCTCGGGGAACTGGATGTCGCGATCGGCTTCTGCGGATTTGCCCGAGCGGATGCGGTGGATCGTTCGGCGATTCTGCTGCCCTGACCAGCGGCAGCGCCGACGAATATCATGGCGGGACACGGCTAGGATTTCGGGGGCGGAGATTGATCGAAACGCAAGTGACCGAGACTCGATGGTTGACCACGACCGAGCAGCGTGCCTGGCGGGCGTTCATGGTCGGGCAGCAACGATTGCTCGATCAGCTGAACCGGCAATTGCAACGGGACGCCGACCTCACGCTCGCCGAATACCGGATCCTGGTTTTGCTTTCCGAGTCCCCGGGGCAGTCGCTGCGGATGAGCGACTTGGCGGACGGGGTGCTGTCCTCCCGCAGTCGATTGACCCACCAGATCCGCCGGATGGAAGACCAGGGCCTGGTTCGCCGGGAGAGCTGCGCCGAAGACGGCCGCGGGGTGCTCGCCCACCTCACCGAACGCGGATTGACCAAACTGAAGGATTCGGCGCCGGGACACGTGGCGTCGGTGCGACAGCATTTCTTCGATCTCGTGGACGAGCAGGAGATCGGTGTGCTCGCCGAGGTGTTCTCCCGCATCGTCGACGATCAGGACGATGCGGCCGACGGGTAAGATCGTCTTTCTGGAAGCGTGGCAGAGCGGCCGAATGCACTCGCCTTGAAAGCGAGCGTGGGTGAAACCACCGGGGGTTCAAATCCCTCCGCTTCCGCTGGAGCGGGGTCGGGGAACGCGCAGTTCACGGCTGGTTTTCGGCAAGTTGATCGGGCGGTTCGGCGCTCCGTGCCCACGTAAGTGTCCAGCGGGGTGACGTGGGGATGCCCGGTCGCTCGACCGCCTTGACGAACCACCCGGTGAAGCTGACCGCAAGCACACGAGGCACCGACGTTGGTAGTGCCCCGGGCGTATCGTTTGGTGCCCGGGTGACCCGGGCAAGCTCGACGCGACGAAGTTCGGTATCGAGGCCGTGCCCTTACTTCCCGTCGACGGACGACGATGTCGGCACCGCGCCGAAGCTCGTCGCTGGCGCGGTGACCGGTAGCGAGTGAAGGCCGAGCAACGGATCAGCTGCCGGGTCGGCGCGGCCGCCTTGTCCGTGATCTGTGCGGTGGGATATGGGACTGGGTCGGCCCTCCCGGCGACCCGATATCGCCGCGGTTCGCGGTGTCGGTGGGCGGTGACCTGGATCGGCGCCTGGTCGACCCGGCCGAGGACGCTCGCGAGGTGGGTTCGCAGGCGTGACGCGGTCATCGTCTGCGGGCTGGTCACAGGCTGAGGTTACGTACGTTCGTCCAGTTCAGCGACTCTGTCCGGGCCGCTTCGCCGCCGGTATTCTCGTCGTCATGACCGCGACCTCGGTCGAGCTCGAAGCGCGTGTAGCCGCTCTGGAGGCCAGTCAGGCCGACTACCGGGCGGTGTTGACGGCGGTGAACATGTTGTCCGTGCAGACCGCTGAGCGGTTCGAGCAGGTGGACCGGAAGATTGATGCTGTCGAGCAGCGACTCGGCGCGAAGGTCGACGACACGAACGCGCGGGTCCGGTCGATCGAGGAACACCTCGCCGAGATGAAAGACCTCATCGTGCAGGGGTTCGAGCGCGGGCCGGCGTGACCCGATGCCGCCCTCATCCGGCACGCCACTAGCGCCCGTGAACGACCCGTTTTGTCACGCTCCTGACGGTATGGGTCGCCAGCACGTCGACGCGTGGCAGGTGCTTTATCGCAGTTCGGCCTTGTGTGACAGCGTTACGCAGCGACCTGGAGCGGCACCCCGGTCGCTTCTGCGGAGAACTGCCACAGTCGTTGCACCCCGGTCTTGGTGCCCAGCGGGAACAAGGGTTTGCGAATCGGCGGGCCGAAGCCGACGAAGGCCGGCCCGTAGAGTGTGCCGCCGCGCGCGTCGGGGTCGGTGGCGGCGCGTAGTTGGCTGAGTGCGCCCTGCTCGACCGGCATGCCGAAGAACCGGGTGGTGAGTCCGCCGAGCGCGCCGAAAGCACCACCACCGCCCGCGGCCCGAGTCGTGGTCTGCAGGTCCGAATTGGTCCATCCGGGATGCGCCGAGAGGGCGATCGCCCGCTTTCCGGCTGCTCGCAGCCGCTGGTCGAGCCCGATGGCGAAGTGCAGGTTGGCGAGCTTGGAATTGCCGTATGCGCGCCAGGCGCCGTAGTGGCGTTCCAGAAACGGGTCGGTCGGATCGAGATTGCGTCCCTGATGCTGAGCGATGCTGGTCAACGTGACGACCCGGCCGGCGTCGGCCGCGAGGAGCGCGGGAAGCAGGAGTGCGGTCCAGGTCCAGTGTCCGAGATGGTTGGTTCCGAGCTGCGTCTCGTACCCGTCGACGGTACGTCCCTGTGGCATCGCCATCACGCCGGCATTGTTGACCATGATGTCGATCCGATCGTGCTTCGTCAGCACCTCGGCGGCTGCCTGCTCGACCGAGGCCTGGGACGACAGATCGAGTGGCACGATCTCCACCGACGCACCCGGCGTGGCCGCGAGGATGCTGCGCTCGGCGGCCCGTGCCTTGTCCTGATTGCGGGCCGCCATCACGACGTGCGCGCCCTTTCCGGCGAGCGCGGTGGCGGTGGCGAGCCCGAGGCCGCCGTTGGCGCCGGTGATGACGGCGACTCGGCCGTTCTGGGTGGGGATGTCCCGCTCGGACCAGCTCATCGTAGGACTCCTCGGCGACGATATGTTTGCGACGCTAACACTAACCCGCCGACAGTAACAGGACAGCCGGTGCGGACGTTATCGGCCGCGGTAGCCGATCCCGGCGAAGCTGCTGAACCGCTCCGGATTCTCATCCACGTCGTCGGGCGAATCCGGTCGCCACAGTGGCAGGTAGACCAGGCCCGGGGTGACCGCCTGGAGGCCGTCGAGGAAGGCGGCAATCTGCTGCTTCGATCGCAGGGTCAGCGGATTCGGTGTCTCCCGGGACATGTCGACGAACTGTGCGACCTTGTCCGGTGGTCCCTCGTCGCTGAAATGGGTCAGCGCCAGATAGCTGCCCGGCGCCATCCGCGCTCGGATTCGAGCGAGCGACCCGGCCGGATCGGCGTCGTCCAGAATAAAGTGCAGCAGCGCCGCCAGCAGGACGGCTACCGGCTGGGTGAAATCGATCATCCGGTTCACCGCCGGATCGCTCAGCACCGCGTCGATCTCGGTGAAGTCGCCGTGCACGGCGAGCGCATTCGGATTTCCGTCCAGGATTGCCTGGCTGTGCATCACCGCTACCGGGTCGATGTCGACGTAGACGACTTTCGCGTCCGGTGCCGGCACCGCAAGCACCTCGTGCACATTGCCGGCTGTCGGTATGCCGGACCCGATGTCGAGGAACTGCCGGATTCCTTCGCCCGCCAGGAAACGGACGAAGCGGCGCAGCACCGCCCGGTTCTCCCGCAGGATCAGCGGCACTTCCGGCCACATCGACGCAGCCCGGTCGGCGATGTCCCGGTCGACCGCGAAATTGTGCACGCCGCCGACCACGTAGTCGTATACCCGGGCGACGCTCGGAATCCTCGGATCGATGTCTTCCGGCGCCCACGCCGGCTGCTCCGGGACGTCGAACGCGGCAGGGCACGGATTGTCGTCGGCCGACTCGTCCGGGTTCGATAGGGCGTCGGTCACAGGTCCCTCGGTAATTCTGCGCGATGCTGCAATGCCGGCCGGGCGGACACCGGCCCGGTGATGGTGGTCGGCGTCGTCGGTAGGGAACGCCGTCGGTACGGAGTGCTGTCAGTATGGAGCACCGGCTTTTCGCGCGCTTGGGCTTTCGCCCGATACAGGTAGGTGTCGGCACGGGCGATGATGGCGTCGGGGTCGACCCCGACCAGTTCGGTGACGATGGCGCCGATGCTGGTCGACACCGCAACCCGGTGCCCGTCGATATCGATCGGTGGTCGTACCGCTGCCGCCAGATCGCCGGCACATGCGTGGACGTCGTCGGCGGTGCAGGGATCGGGCAGCACGACGACGAACTCGTCTCCGCCGAGCCGGGCGACGAGGTACCCGCGAGCGGATGCGGTGTCACGCAGGCGGCCGGCGGTCACCCGCAGCACCTCGTCGCCGAACCGATGGCCGTAGTGATCGTTGATCGCCTTGAACTCGTCCAAGTCGAGTAGACACACGCCCAGCATGCTCCCGGGCAACGCATCCGCGATGGCCTGGTTCATCGTTTCGGTCAGCAGCAGTCGGTTCGCCAGGCCGGTCAGGGCATCGTGTCGGCTCTGCGTGTACAACCGCTCGCGCATCCGTCGTTGTTCGGTGATGTCCTCACCGACTGCCAGTACCCGGCCGCCGGACGGGTCGGTGCCGGGTAGCAGGGTGGTGAGCGCCGACATCCAGCCGTAACTGCCGTCGCCACGCCGGAACCGAACCTCCGACCGGATCACCGATCCGTCGGCCGCCGGGACGAGCAGGTGCCGATCGTCGGGGTGCAGATAGTCGCCGGCCGGGGTGCCACGGAGGTCGGCGCCGTCGGGACAGCCGAGCATCGCGGCAAGCGCCGGATTGGTCTCCACCATCTGCCCGGCATGGTCGACGACGGCGATCGCAATCGGGGCACTCTCGAACAACACCCGGAAGCGCGCGTCGGCGACGCGACGGGCTTCGTGTGCGGCCTGCCGGATCTGCACCATCGTCCGATGCATCGCTTCCATGCCGTACCGGATCCGTGCCGCTGCGGCCGAGCCGAAACCGGAGCCGACGGCGGCGACGGTCAAAGCCAGTCGCTCCCACATCGCCGGATCGTTGCGCTCGAGCAGCCCCGGGAGCTCGGTGAGTATCGGGGCAGATCGTTGCAGCACGCTCGGATCGAGCAAGTTCATCGACACCAGCTCGAGGCCCACCGCGCAGGCCCGCGGCGCATCGAACGTGTCGGCGACGAGGACTTCCCCGAGTTCGCGGAGCAAGTGCTGCAGCATCGCGCGGATCTCTGCGGATGGGAAGGGGGTGTAGGCGACGTCTTTCAGTTCCACCCACCACCGACGTGCCAACCGCTCGGCGGTCACATCGTCGAACGACACCAGGCGTCCTTTCGCCGACGATTCGGACCGACTGCGCTGAGAATATCGCGACGTCGACTCGGCCGTACTGCTACCACTACGCCCAGCTTGACGGCTACATCAGGTGTACTGCGACGGCCGACTTCACGGCAAGTCGGCGTCGAGCCAATCGACGATGTGCCGATTGACCAGGGCCGGGTCCTCCAGATGTAAAAAGTGACCGAGGGCGGGCAACACCAGATGGCGGCTACCCGCGGGCAACGTCTCCGGGTGGGCCTGCACGAGGGCCGCCTGTAGGCAGCCGTCCTGCGCGCCGTGCAGGTACAGCGCGGGCTGCTGCGCGGCAGCAGTCGGCGAGTCCGCCCGCAGCAGCCCGAGATTGCTCCGGTAGTACCGCAGGGCGGCTCGGCGATGCTCGGGCCGGGCGAGTGCCGCCAGCACGTGCTGCACGTCTTCGCCGGCGTCGTAGCCCGGTGACCAGTCCCGCCACAGCGCGGGGATGACCCGCGGCAACAGCCGTTCCGACCCGGGTACCTGGTTGTATCCGACATACCAGCTCATCCGGATCTGACGCAGGCTGACACGTAGCTGCCGCCGATCGGTCAACGACGCGCGAAAGGCGGCCGGCGGTGGCACCGCCAGCGCCGCAACCCGGGCGAATCGGCCGGGCGCGGTTGCCGCCACCCCCCATGCGGTCAGCGCACCCCAGTCGTGCCCGACCAGCACGGCACGCTCGTCGCCGAGGCGGTCGTGCAGGGCCAGCGTGTCCGCGACCAGATCGGCCACGCGGTAGCTGTCGTCCGGGGCGAGTCCGGTCGGTGCGTACCCGCGGGTGAACGGCGCCACCGCGCGATAACCGCGGGCGGCGAGTTCCGGTCCGAGGTGTCGCCAGGTGTAGGCGGTGTCCGGATAGCCGTGCAGTAGCAGAGCGAGCCGGTCCCCCGGTCGACCCCAGGCGAGCGCACGGAAGTCGATGGTATTGCCGACGATGTCGATCATTTCGGGAGGCATCAGGCCAACGTACGGCGCTCGGCGGATGTCGTTCGGCGGATCGCCGCTGGTATCACCGTATTTACGGCGCAGGATAGGTGGGATACGCCGGTCCCGGGCGGCGGTTCCAGGTCCGGCCGAAGATCCGTGCGTTAGGCAGCTATCGCTGGGCTACGATAACGTCCGGTCGGGGGTCGCGCCGGCGCCCGAATCCCGGGCGCGCGGAGTGTCGTCGAGGAGAACGTTGCCGTTCATGCGTCGGTTGGTTGCCCTGATCGGGTCTGCTCTAGTCGTCGGGTGCCTCGCTCCCGCTCATGCTGCTGCCGATCCCGGCGGCGCGCGGATCGACCGCGTGGACGAGCTGACGCCGACCCGGTCGAGCCTGTTCATCGATTCCCCGGCGATGCAGCGCATCGTCGAGGTGCAGGTGCTCCATCCGGCGGGCGGCGGATCGCGGCCCAGCCTGTACCTGCTGGACGGCATCGACAGCGGTGCCGATCAGAACATGTGGACGATGAAGACCGACGTCGTACAGTTCTTCGCCGACAAGGATGTGAACGTGGTGCTGCCGGTCGGCGGGCACGCCACCTATTACACCGACTGGCAGAGTCACGACCCCACGCTCGGCTTGAACCGGTGGGAGACGTTTCTGACCGAAGAGCTGCCACCGCTGATCGATCGACAGAGCAACGGCAACGGCACGAACGCGATCGCCGGGTTGTCGATGGGTGGGCAGGCCGCGCTGACCCTCGCCTCCCGGCATCGCAACCTGTATCGGGGTGTCGGTGCGTTCAGCGCTTGCCCGGATACCCGCACGCCGACGGCGCGTAGCTTCATCCGCGCCTCGGTCGCAGCCAAGGGCGGTAACGCCGACAACATGTGGGGCACCGACGCCAACCCGGACTGGGCGGCGAACGACCCGATCACCAATGCCGCGAACCTGCGGGGCCTGGCCATCTACCAATCCGTCGGCAACGGCATACCCGGTCCCCGCGACACCCTGGAGACGGCCACCAGCCTGATCGGACCGCTGGAGGTCGGGGCGAACGCCTGCACCCGCACCTTCGATCAGCGGCTGCAGTCCCTCGGCATTCCGGCGAAGTTCGTCTACCGTCCGGTCGGCACCCATTCGTGGGGCTACTGGCAGGATGACCTGCATGATTCGTGGTCGACGTTGGGCCCGGCGATCGGCCGCTAGCGTCGCTCTGGTCGGTGTGCTCGGCGGCTGGTTTGCTGCGCCGGCCCCGGCCGCGCCGGCCTCGGCCCGCATCGATCACCGAGAACAACTCACCCCCGACTGGCAGCGGGTTTTCGTCGATTCGCCGTCGATGGGTCGGGTCGAGCTGCAGGTGCTGTCGCCGGCGGGCCGCGCCGGACCGCGTCCGACGCTGTACCTGTTGGACGGTCGGAGCGCGAACGCCGAGGGCAGTTACTGGACCGCGCGCGCGGATGTCGTGCGGTTCTTCGCCGACCAGGACGTCAACGTGGTGCTGCCGGTCGGTGGTCCCGGCTCGTACTACACCGACTGGCAGCGGCCCGACCCACGGTTGGGCGTCTATCGGTGGGAGACGCTGCTGACCGAGGAGCTGCCCGCGCTGATCGATGCCGAGTTCGGTGGTAACGGGGTCGCCGCCGTCGCCGGGGTGTCGATGGGCGGGCAGGGCGCGCTGATGTTGGCTGCACGACACCCGGGCCGGTACGTTGCGGCCGCCGGTTACAGCGGGTGCTACCGCACCGGGGACGATCTCGGTCAGGCGCAGGCCCGGCTGGTGGTCGGCTCGGTCGGGGGCGATCCGAACAACATGTTCGGCCCGCCGGGCGATCCGGACTGGGCCGCGCATGACGTCGTCGCCCATGCCGAGGGGCTGCGTGGCACCACGATCTATCTGTCCGCAGGCAGCGGACTGCCCGGTCCGCACGAGCGTCTCGACAATCCGGAGTTGGCCACGGCGGTCGCCTTCGGCGGTCCGATCGAGGCCGCTGTCGCCGCGTGCACCCGTGATCTCGCCACCCGGCTGGCCGAGTTGGACATCCCGGCCACGGTGGCGTTCCGCCCCGCCGGCACGCATTCCTGGCCGTACTGGTCCGCCGAACTGCGCGCGTCCTGGCCGATTCTGGCGGGCGCGCTCGGTATCGATCGACCGGTCAGTGCTGTCGGTCCCCGGTGAGCGCGCGGTGAGCGGTCGCGAACTCGATGAATGCGTCGTTGTCGGCCCGGTCGCCGATCGTCACCCGGACGCCGTCGGCGCCGTACGGTCGAAGCAGCACTCCGGCCGCGGCGGCCGCGGCGGCGAACTCGGCCGAACCGGCATGCAGCGGCAGCCAGACGAAGTTCGCTTCGGTGGGCGGCACCTCGTACCCGGCGTCCCGGAGGGCGGTGCGCACCCGGTTTCGTTCCGCAACGACGACGTCGGTGCGGGCGAGCAGTTCCGGTTCGGCGGCGAGTGAGGCGAGTGCCGCCGCCTGTCCGGCCCGATTCACGCCGAACGGGATACGCACCTTGCCGAGCGCCGCGATGACCGCCGAGTCGCCGACGGCGTAGCCGACCCGTAACCCGGCCAGTCCGTACGCCTTGGAGAAGGTGCGTAGCACGACGACGTTGGGCCGATCGCGCCCCAACGCGATGCCGTCCGGGGCAGTGTCGGCGGGCAGCCGCAGGAACTCGAAATATGCCTCGTCCAGCACGACCAGTACCTCCGGTGGTACCTGGTCGAGGAAGCGTTCCAGGGCTGCTCGGCCGACCGCGGTGCCGGTCGGATTGTTCGGGTTGCAGACGAACACCAGCCGGGTGTTCGGGGTGATCGCCGCAGCCATCGCGGGCAGGTCGTGCACCTGGTCGGCGGTGAGCGGCACCGGTACCGCGTGCGCGCCGGCGACCCGGGTGATGATCGGGTACGCCTCGAACGAACGCCAGGCGAACACCACCTCGTCGGTCGGGGCCGAGCAGGTGATCTGCACCAGCTCCTGACCGAGCGCGACGCTGCCGCAGCCCACCCCGACCTGCTCCGGCGCGACGTCGAGCCGGTCGGCGAGCGCGGCGGCCAGCTCGGCCGAGCGATTGTCCGGATAGCGGTTGGCTTCGGCCACCGCGGCCGCGACCGCGGCGGCGACACTGGGCAACGGGCCGAGGGTGGTTTCGTTGCTGGCCAGCTTGATCGCGCCGGGCACCGTCCGACCGGGAACGTAGCCGGGGATGGCGTCGAGGTCGGCGCGGATGTGAACGGTCACCGCGCCAGTATGCGGGCCGAGCCGCCTTTTGCTTAGCTCAGGGCGGGTGTGTAACCTATCGCAGCGGCGGTTCGTCAACGGACCGGCTCTCGAGGAGGCGTGCCAGAGCGGCCGAATGGGACTCACTGCTAATGAGTTGTCCCTTCACGGGGACCGGAGGTTCAAATCCTCTCGCCTCCGCCCGACGTCCGGTTCGCCGGGCCGACAACTGAATACGAGCGACAACTGAATACACAAGCGCCCGTAGCTCAACGGATAGAGCATCTGACTACGGATCAGAAGGTTAGGGGTTCGAATCCCTTCGGGCGCGCTCAGAAACAATGTTCGACCCGCGGGGTGCGGGATGCCGGGTTCCGGTCCAGCCGGACGCGGAATCCCCTACTTGCCGGTGCCGGGGCCGCGGGTGACTCGCTCGACGTAGTGCTGCCCGGTCGTGGCGAGTTGGGCCGCCCGCAGCTAAGGATGAACTGCGCGCCGAGCAGCGCCTACATCGAGGCCAACGTTCCGATGCCGCCCGACCTCCCCTGACCGGCGCAAATACGGAATGATTCACTTATAAGCGGTGGGGTGATAGGTATGAGTTACAAGTATTTCGCCGATGACGACTACGCCGTGTATCGGGTCGATGCGGCAGCGCCGGACGAGGGGCTCGCGCCGGCGGAGAGGTTCTCGGGCGCCACCTCGGAGTGGTTTCCGCTGCTCTACGCGCAGCGGGATCCGCAGTGTCTCGCCGCAAAGATGATGAACGGGGACGTGCAGCAGGTGAGCGAGCGGGAAGCGCTACGGGTGTGTGAAGTGATCCGCGTCCGGGCCACCCAACCTTAAGCGCAGCAGCCCTGACACCACGAGCCATCCACGTTCCCCTCCGGGTGCGCAACGTAACTACCGCACCGAAGCCGACCTGATGTTCGAGCCACTCGCCGGTGTCGATGGTCACCGGCGTCAGCACCGCCACCCCGCGGCGAAGGCGACAACCAGCCAGACGGCGCAGACCATTCCCAGTGCGGCCGCAAGCAGGGAATCAGCTGCCACCGCTGACGAGCTGGTTGACACGGCGCGGTAACCGACTTACCTATGGATGATGAGCGCGATGATGCCGCCGGACGCCGCAGCTCGGTTCGTCCCCCGCAGCGGTGCCACCTGGGCCGACCCCTGGCCGATGTACGCCGCGCTGCGCGACCACGACCCGGTGCATCGAGTCGTGCCGGACGACGCGCCGGACCGGGATTACTACGTGTTGTCCCGGCATCGGGATGTCTATACCGCCGCCCGCGACTGGGCCACGTTCTCGTCGGCGCAAGGACTCACCGTGACTTATGGCGACCTGGCGAAGATCGGCATGGCGGACAACCCGCCGATGGTGATGCAGGACCCGCCGGCGCACACCGAGTTCCGCAAGCTGGTCGCCCGGGGTTTCACGCCGCGGCAGGTGGCCTCGGTCGAGCCCGCGGTGCGGGAGTTCGTGGTCGAGCGGCTGGAACGGTTGCGCGAGCTGGGCGGTGGCGACATCGTGGCCGAGCTGTTCAAGCCGTTGCCGTCGATGGTGGTAGCACACTATCTCGGCGTGCCCGAGGCGGATCGCGACCGATTCGATCGCTGGACCGAGCAGATCGTCGCCGTCGCTGCCGGCACGGGCGTCGATCTCGCATCCGCGTCCGGTGACGTGGCCGTGGCGGTCGGCGAGTTGCTCGGCTACTTCGCCGAACTGATCGAGCGCCGCCGTCGGGAACCGGGTGACGACACGATCTCGCACCTGGTCGCGGCAGGCTACGGAGCGACCGGCGATGTCGCGGGGATGCTTGCGGTGCTCGGGTTCGCGTTCACCATGGTCACCGGGGGTAACGACACCACGACCGGAATGCTCGGCGGTGCGGTGCAGCTGCTGCACGACAATCCGGCGCAACATCGTCGCCTGGTCGCCGACCCGGGCCTGATCCCGGGCGCGGTGGAAGAGTTTCTCCGGCTGACGTCGCCGGTGCAGGGTCTGGCCCGCACGGTGACCCGCGATGTGACGATCGGGGACGTCACCATCCCGGCCGGCCGGCGGGCGCTGTTGCTCTATGCCAGCGCGAACCGGGACGAGCGCGAATTCGGGCCCGACGCGGCCGAGCTCGACGTGTCCCGCAACCCGCGCAACCTGCTGACGTTCGGCCACGGCACTCATCACTGCCTGGGTGCGGCGGCGGCGCGGGTGCAGTCCCGGGTGGCGCTGGAAGAGCTGATCGGTCGGGTGCCGGAGCTGGAGGTCGACCTGACCGGTGTCACGTGGGCCGACGGACCGTACGTTCGGCGGCCTACCCGGGTGCCGGTTCGGATCGGCCGCCGCCGGACTCGCTTAGCCGGGCACGTGAATTCACCTCGCTCGACGACCTGTGTGCCGCTGTCGGTGTCGAACGCGGACCGTCCGAGCCGCTGATCGCCGAGCCGCTGGTTGTGGCGGTCGGTGCGACCGAGGAGCATGAATCGGCAACGGCGGGGCTGAAACGTCGTTGTTCCAGCCCCTCACCGTTTCAGCCGACTACCGACGACCTACCTATCGGTGATGCCGTCGATTCCGGAGAGTCGTTCGCCGAGATCGGCCAAGACCCAGGACTGTGGTGGAGGGGTACCCGTCGGGTCGCCGATCGACACCGCACGGATCCGGCCGCCGAGGTCGGCCACATAGGCCAGCCCGGCGTCGCCGTCGATGGTCACGCCGATGGCCGCCCGGAAACCGTCGGCGAGTAGCTGCGGGGTATCGCCGCGAGCGTTCTTCGCCGGAATTGCTGCGCG
Above is a genomic segment from Skermania piniformis containing:
- a CDS encoding MarR family winged helix-turn-helix transcriptional regulator, giving the protein MVGQQRLLDQLNRQLQRDADLTLAEYRILVLLSESPGQSLRMSDLADGVLSSRSRLTHQIRRMEDQGLVRRESCAEDGRGVLAHLTERGLTKLKDSAPGHVASVRQHFFDLVDEQEIGVLAEVFSRIVDDQDDAADG
- a CDS encoding oxidoreductase, with protein sequence MSWSERDIPTQNGRVAVITGANGGLGLATATALAGKGAHVVMAARNQDKARAAERSILAATPGASVEIVPLDLSSQASVEQAAAEVLTKHDRIDIMVNNAGVMAMPQGRTVDGYETQLGTNHLGHWTWTALLLPALLAADAGRVVTLTSIAQHQGRNLDPTDPFLERHYGAWRAYGNSKLANLHFAIGLDQRLRAAGKRAIALSAHPGWTNSDLQTTTRAAGGGGAFGALGGLTTRFFGMPVEQGALSQLRAATDPDARGGTLYGPAFVGFGPPIRKPLFPLGTKTGVQRLWQFSAEATGVPLQVAA
- a CDS encoding SAM-dependent methyltransferase, which gives rise to MTDALSNPDESADDNPCPAAFDVPEQPAWAPEDIDPRIPSVARVYDYVVGGVHNFAVDRDIADRAASMWPEVPLILRENRAVLRRFVRFLAGEGIRQFLDIGSGIPTAGNVHEVLAVPAPDAKVVYVDIDPVAVMHSQAILDGNPNALAVHGDFTEIDAVLSDPAVNRMIDFTQPVAVLLAALLHFILDDADPAGSLARIRARMAPGSYLALTHFSDEGPPDKVAQFVDMSRETPNPLTLRSKQQIAAFLDGLQAVTPGLVYLPLWRPDSPDDVDENPERFSSFAGIGYRGR
- a CDS encoding sensor domain-containing diguanylate cyclase, which translates into the protein MSFDDVTAERLARRWWVELKDVAYTPFPSAEIRAMLQHLLRELGEVLVADTFDAPRACAVGLELVSMNLLDPSVLQRSAPILTELPGLLERNDPAMWERLALTVAAVGSGFGSAAAARIRYGMEAMHRTMVQIRQAAHEARRVADARFRVLFESAPIAIAVVDHAGQMVETNPALAAMLGCPDGADLRGTPAGDYLHPDDRHLLVPAADGSVIRSEVRFRRGDGSYGWMSALTTLLPGTDPSGGRVLAVGEDITEQRRMRERLYTQSRHDALTGLANRLLLTETMNQAIADALPGSMLGVCLLDLDEFKAINDHYGHRFGDEVLRVTAGRLRDTASARGYLVARLGGDEFVVVLPDPCTADDVHACAGDLAAAVRPPIDIDGHRVAVSTSIGAIVTELVGVDPDAIIARADTYLYRAKAQAREKPVLHTDSTPYRRRSLPTTPTTITGPVSARPALQHRAELPRDL
- a CDS encoding alpha/beta fold hydrolase, producing MPPEMIDIVGNTIDFRALAWGRPGDRLALLLHGYPDTAYTWRHLGPELAARGYRAVAPFTRGYAPTGLAPDDSYRVADLVADTLALHDRLGDERAVLVGHDWGALTAWGVAATAPGRFARVAALAVPPPAAFRASLTDRRQLRVSLRQIRMSWYVGYNQVPGSERLLPRVIPALWRDWSPGYDAGEDVQHVLAALARPEHRRAALRYYRSNLGLLRADSPTAAAQQPALYLHGAQDGCLQAALVQAHPETLPAGSRHLVLPALGHFLHLEDPALVNRHIVDWLDADLP
- a CDS encoding alpha/beta hydrolase; its protein translation is MRRLVALIGSALVVGCLAPAHAAADPGGARIDRVDELTPTRSSLFIDSPAMQRIVEVQVLHPAGGGSRPSLYLLDGIDSGADQNMWTMKTDVVQFFADKDVNVVLPVGGHATYYTDWQSHDPTLGLNRWETFLTEELPPLIDRQSNGNGTNAIAGLSMGGQAALTLASRHRNLYRGVGAFSACPDTRTPTARSFIRASVAAKGGNADNMWGTDANPDWAANDPITNAANLRGLAIYQSVGNGIPGPRDTLETATSLIGPLEVGANACTRTFDQRLQSLGIPAKFVYRPVGTHSWGYWQDDLHDSWSTLGPAIGR
- a CDS encoding alpha/beta hydrolase encodes the protein MIRGRRWARRSAASVALVGVLGGWFAAPAPAAPASARIDHREQLTPDWQRVFVDSPSMGRVELQVLSPAGRAGPRPTLYLLDGRSANAEGSYWTARADVVRFFADQDVNVVLPVGGPGSYYTDWQRPDPRLGVYRWETLLTEELPALIDAEFGGNGVAAVAGVSMGGQGALMLAARHPGRYVAAAGYSGCYRTGDDLGQAQARLVVGSVGGDPNNMFGPPGDPDWAAHDVVAHAEGLRGTTIYLSAGSGLPGPHERLDNPELATAVAFGGPIEAAVAACTRDLATRLAELDIPATVAFRPAGTHSWPYWSAELRASWPILAGALGIDRPVSAVGPR
- the hisC gene encoding histidinol-phosphate transaminase, with translation MTVHIRADLDAIPGYVPGRTVPGAIKLASNETTLGPLPSVAAAVAAAVAEANRYPDNRSAELAAALADRLDVAPEQVGVGCGSVALGQELVQITCSAPTDEVVFAWRSFEAYPIITRVAGAHAVPVPLTADQVHDLPAMAAAITPNTRLVFVCNPNNPTGTAVGRAALERFLDQVPPEVLVVLDEAYFEFLRLPADTAPDGIALGRDRPNVVVLRTFSKAYGLAGLRVGYAVGDSAVIAALGKVRIPFGVNRAGQAAALASLAAEPELLARTDVVVAERNRVRTALRDAGYEVPPTEANFVWLPLHAGSAEFAAAAAAAGVLLRPYGADGVRVTIGDRADNDAFIEFATAHRALTGDRQH
- a CDS encoding cytochrome P450, producing MSAMMPPDAAARFVPRSGATWADPWPMYAALRDHDPVHRVVPDDAPDRDYYVLSRHRDVYTAARDWATFSSAQGLTVTYGDLAKIGMADNPPMVMQDPPAHTEFRKLVARGFTPRQVASVEPAVREFVVERLERLRELGGGDIVAELFKPLPSMVVAHYLGVPEADRDRFDRWTEQIVAVAAGTGVDLASASGDVAVAVGELLGYFAELIERRRREPGDDTISHLVAAGYGATGDVAGMLAVLGFAFTMVTGGNDTTTGMLGGAVQLLHDNPAQHRRLVADPGLIPGAVEEFLRLTSPVQGLARTVTRDVTIGDVTIPAGRRALLLYASANRDEREFGPDAAELDVSRNPRNLLTFGHGTHHCLGAAAARVQSRVALEELIGRVPELEVDLTGVTWADGPYVRRPTRVPVRIGRRRTRLAGHVNSPRSTTCVPLSVSNADRPSR